One genomic segment of Sanyastnella coralliicola includes these proteins:
- a CDS encoding adenylate/guanylate cyclase domain-containing protein, with amino-acid sequence MFYLLFGLSSNPSSAQNLDSLYTVWQDNSVSDSLRVGAYGEYIWNGFLFTRPDSAFALAEEMIRFSEERNYPLGSSKALRVQGISHAIRGNHDEALRCYEGSKAISDSVGDVKGSAGIIMNIGILRGSQGDYRGALSSYEEALAIYEEIEDLVGISKTTNNIGGIYHDQGDYIKALQYYQRSLVTYDELGDKFQKAGTLNNIGLIYAQQGDTEQALNYTEQALDIRETIVDKRGLAVSYNNLGLIYEMEEEYPKALEYYELSGQLRRETNDQGGLAGVYNNIGLIYSHQEEYDKALDFYQQSLVIREEINERKAIAFTLRCIGSAYLGKEMYPEAIKNCSEALSIAQEIGVLLEQKDACQCLYDANKAVGNDNEALFYFELKQTAEDSLQEIETMKELQRMEFKKIMTQDSITKAEEALRVEAEYQEEVSSEKRSKMWSIAGAVFFLVLAGGFFARWRYVRKSKAKLQIEKERSEDILHNILPENIAEELKEKGEADAKDYDMVTVLFTDFKGFTSASEKLSPQDLVTEINTCFKAFDRIAEKYRIEKIKTIGDAYMAAGGLPEPTETSVKDTVLAAIEMQEYIAQRKVELDEQGLPSFEMRVGVHTGPVVAGIVGVKKYQYDVWGDTVNTASRMESSGEVGRVNISGATYALLQSDASFTFESRGKIEAKGKGEVEMYFVQLKS; translated from the coding sequence GTGTTCTATTTGCTGTTTGGATTATCATCTAACCCGTCGTCCGCACAGAACTTAGATTCCCTGTACACCGTTTGGCAAGACAATTCTGTATCAGACTCACTGAGAGTTGGGGCCTACGGGGAGTACATCTGGAACGGATTTCTCTTCACGAGACCGGATAGCGCTTTTGCATTGGCTGAAGAAATGATCCGCTTTTCAGAAGAACGAAACTACCCTTTAGGAAGCTCTAAAGCACTGCGAGTACAAGGCATTTCACACGCGATTCGCGGCAATCATGATGAGGCTCTTAGATGTTATGAAGGGTCTAAAGCCATCTCAGATTCTGTCGGTGACGTCAAAGGAAGTGCCGGCATCATTATGAACATCGGCATTCTTCGAGGAAGCCAAGGGGATTACCGCGGAGCATTGTCTTCATACGAAGAGGCCTTGGCTATTTATGAAGAAATCGAAGATCTCGTTGGGATTTCTAAAACCACAAACAACATTGGTGGTATCTACCATGATCAAGGTGATTACATCAAGGCGCTGCAATATTACCAGCGTTCTCTTGTGACTTATGACGAACTGGGAGATAAGTTTCAAAAAGCAGGAACACTGAACAACATTGGATTGATCTATGCTCAACAAGGAGATACTGAACAGGCATTGAACTACACAGAACAAGCACTGGATATCCGCGAGACTATTGTAGACAAGCGAGGGTTGGCTGTATCATATAACAACTTGGGCTTGATCTATGAGATGGAAGAGGAATATCCTAAAGCTCTTGAATACTATGAGCTTTCAGGTCAACTCCGCAGAGAGACCAATGACCAAGGAGGTTTGGCAGGAGTCTATAATAACATCGGGCTCATCTATTCGCATCAAGAAGAATATGACAAAGCGCTCGACTTTTACCAACAGTCGCTCGTCATACGTGAAGAGATCAATGAGAGAAAGGCCATCGCCTTCACTTTGAGATGTATTGGTTCGGCCTACCTGGGAAAAGAAATGTATCCCGAAGCCATTAAGAACTGCTCTGAAGCACTCTCAATTGCTCAGGAAATCGGTGTGTTACTTGAGCAAAAGGATGCGTGTCAATGCTTATACGATGCTAATAAAGCCGTCGGAAACGATAACGAAGCGCTCTTCTACTTTGAACTAAAGCAAACAGCTGAAGACAGTTTACAAGAAATTGAAACGATGAAAGAACTTCAGCGCATGGAGTTCAAGAAAATCATGACCCAAGACAGCATTACAAAAGCTGAAGAAGCTTTGCGTGTAGAGGCTGAATACCAAGAAGAAGTGAGCTCTGAAAAACGCTCCAAAATGTGGTCCATCGCAGGAGCAGTCTTTTTCCTGGTGCTCGCCGGAGGTTTCTTTGCTCGTTGGCGATACGTGCGAAAGTCCAAGGCTAAACTGCAAATAGAAAAGGAACGTTCAGAAGATATTCTACACAACATCCTCCCAGAGAACATTGCTGAAGAACTCAAGGAAAAAGGAGAGGCAGACGCCAAAGACTATGACATGGTCACTGTGTTGTTTACCGATTTCAAGGGATTCACTTCTGCATCGGAAAAGCTAAGTCCACAAGACCTGGTTACCGAAATCAATACCTGCTTCAAGGCTTTCGATCGAATCGCCGAGAAATATCGGATAGAAAAGATCAAAACCATTGGTGATGCCTACATGGCCGCGGGAGGATTACCTGAACCTACGGAGACTTCTGTGAAAGATACCGTACTCGCAGCCATAGAAATGCAGGAGTATATTGCCCAGCGCAAAGTAGAACTTGACGAACAAGGCTTACCCTCTTTCGAAATGAGAGTGGGCGTCCACACAGGTCCAGTTGTTGCAGGTATTGTAGGTGTCAAGAAGTACCAGTATGACGTTTGGGGAGACACCGTGAATACCGCAAGCCGCATGGAAAGCAGCGGTGAGGTCGGACGAGTAAATATCAGTGGCGCTACCTATGCCCTTCTTCAATCAGATGCCTCTTTCACTTTTGAATCGCGTGGAAAAATCGAGGCGAAAGGCAAAGGGGAAGTGGAAATGTATTTTGTTCAATTGAAGAGCTAG
- a CDS encoding VCBS repeat-containing protein, with protein MTKNLLILVVAAMLVACNDAPLLDANAPQMEYLPSAHTGVTFTNKVIESHDRCLNQYDYFYNGGGVGIGDFNNDGKPDIFFTGNDVPNRLYINQGNLQFQDQTELAGLITNKWSTGVTVLDINSDGWDDIYVCNSGPDWMKEVPINQLFVNQGDGTFTEEARKYGIDDPGLSTHALHFDYDGDGLNDLLVLNHGVRNIKNEPLEWLEEMNSLPREMQRLFSNQLYRFNGQYFENVTTRSGIEGIGFALGAAVADFDHDGHLDVFVANDYFIPDKLYLNDGSGGFTDAIEKKMSHTSFFSMGCSAADFNNDGWEDLMVLDMTPNDHYRNKTNMASMDVDQFKLYTDHLDYLPQYMVNSLFMNNGYGAMSEVSQISGVSLTDWSWAPLWGDYDNDGLIDLYITNGIYRDVKNNDWRRTLRQKEKDSTWTILDGFNYLMTAEQTPLINPLFRNQQALDFQSAEQDWGLEAPSFSNGAASADLDGDGDLDIIVNNLDEEAFLIRNNTVEKGEGSFVNLPLSVESGGPGTRVEVITDAGRFTSMYSPGGYQSYSQKVIHVGLGSSSEIHEILIHPPSSATLILESPEINATLAMEDAYEDTSSISFPHPVFVNSTQYLGPQVYHEEDAYDDFEIDVLLPHRQSQLGPGLAVGDVNGDGLDDFFFGGAKGQTSRLFKQLGRGGFLETQVPLELSAADREVLGARFIDVDEDGDLDLYVACSGLTDEGTDQLFLNDGLGDFTYFELEDIVGSTETILSIEGKIFVGGRASPGKYPNSSPSYLVTTTTDSSAMAAESVAKSLGIVTDACIQLDHSKSAQILVVGEWMEPVFLEGDSMQPLPVCPDIALHGWWQHCASADFDNDGDDDILLGNVGLNNKFHPSADHPLHCFAGDLDGNGTHDIVLSKDKGGVLIPVRGKECTTAQLPFVADSFPTYHSFASSELDDIYGAEQLNNADHFVAHTFASMVLRNDNGHFVPITLPRMAQVSAIRSSVIRDFNGDGNLDLLVAGNNSQTEVETVPYDAGKGLILWGNGDCTFDADYLIENTGVFIPGDVVDMQEIYIGRDSILGVLVAKNNSRLNLLLRPSQE; from the coding sequence TTGACCAAAAACCTGCTCATACTCGTAGTTGCAGCCATGCTTGTGGCTTGTAATGATGCTCCCCTCTTGGATGCAAACGCACCGCAAATGGAGTATCTGCCTTCAGCGCACACGGGAGTCACCTTCACAAACAAGGTTATTGAATCACATGACCGTTGCCTTAATCAATACGACTATTTCTACAACGGCGGTGGTGTAGGCATTGGTGATTTCAACAACGACGGAAAACCGGACATCTTCTTCACCGGAAATGATGTTCCCAACCGGCTTTATATCAACCAAGGGAACCTTCAATTCCAAGACCAAACGGAATTAGCTGGGTTAATCACAAATAAGTGGTCAACCGGTGTCACAGTGTTGGACATTAACTCTGACGGCTGGGATGATATCTACGTTTGTAATTCGGGTCCTGACTGGATGAAAGAAGTTCCGATTAACCAACTCTTTGTCAATCAGGGTGACGGCACCTTTACAGAAGAAGCTCGCAAGTATGGTATCGATGATCCAGGACTATCTACTCATGCCCTGCACTTTGATTATGACGGCGATGGATTGAATGACCTCCTTGTCTTGAATCACGGAGTCAGAAACATCAAAAACGAACCGTTGGAGTGGCTGGAAGAGATGAACAGTCTTCCTCGAGAAATGCAGAGATTGTTTTCGAATCAACTCTATCGGTTTAATGGACAATACTTCGAAAACGTGACAACACGATCTGGAATTGAAGGCATTGGATTCGCTTTGGGAGCCGCTGTTGCTGACTTTGACCACGATGGCCACCTTGACGTTTTCGTAGCTAACGACTATTTCATTCCAGACAAATTGTACTTGAATGATGGATCAGGAGGATTCACAGATGCCATCGAGAAAAAAATGAGTCATACCTCCTTCTTCTCCATGGGATGTTCAGCTGCTGACTTTAACAACGATGGTTGGGAAGACCTCATGGTGCTGGATATGACTCCAAATGATCATTATCGAAACAAGACCAATATGGCCTCAATGGACGTTGATCAATTCAAGCTGTACACTGACCACTTGGACTACCTCCCTCAATACATGGTCAATTCTCTATTCATGAACAATGGCTACGGGGCAATGAGCGAAGTATCCCAAATTTCTGGCGTTTCGCTGACCGACTGGAGCTGGGCTCCACTTTGGGGTGACTACGACAATGATGGGTTGATTGATCTCTACATCACCAATGGAATCTACCGAGATGTAAAAAACAACGATTGGCGTCGAACCCTTCGTCAAAAAGAAAAAGACTCCACTTGGACCATCCTAGATGGTTTCAACTATCTCATGACGGCAGAACAGACTCCTCTGATTAACCCTCTGTTCCGAAACCAACAAGCCTTAGATTTTCAATCGGCAGAACAAGATTGGGGGTTAGAAGCTCCTTCTTTTTCCAATGGAGCCGCTAGTGCAGATCTTGACGGAGACGGAGATCTAGACATCATCGTCAATAATCTTGATGAGGAAGCATTTCTGATTCGAAACAATACCGTAGAAAAAGGAGAAGGGAGCTTCGTAAATCTTCCTCTCTCCGTTGAGTCCGGAGGTCCCGGAACACGAGTTGAAGTGATCACTGACGCAGGTCGCTTTACTTCGATGTATTCTCCAGGAGGTTATCAATCTTACTCACAAAAGGTCATTCATGTAGGCCTTGGTTCATCAAGTGAAATACATGAAATATTAATCCATCCGCCTTCTTCGGCAACATTGATTCTTGAAAGCCCTGAAATCAATGCTACCCTAGCCATGGAAGACGCGTATGAAGACACCTCGTCTATTTCCTTTCCACACCCCGTTTTCGTTAACTCTACTCAGTACTTAGGACCGCAGGTATACCACGAAGAAGACGCATATGATGACTTCGAGATAGATGTGCTGCTTCCCCACCGACAATCTCAATTAGGACCAGGGTTAGCCGTCGGAGATGTTAATGGTGACGGATTGGATGATTTCTTTTTCGGAGGTGCGAAAGGACAAACCTCTCGCCTTTTCAAACAATTGGGACGCGGCGGGTTCCTTGAAACACAAGTGCCCTTGGAATTATCTGCTGCAGATAGAGAAGTACTTGGAGCTCGCTTTATCGACGTAGATGAGGATGGAGATCTTGATCTCTATGTTGCTTGTTCTGGATTGACCGATGAAGGGACAGATCAACTGTTTCTCAACGACGGCTTGGGAGATTTCACATACTTTGAACTAGAAGACATCGTGGGTTCAACAGAAACCATCCTTTCAATTGAGGGGAAGATATTTGTTGGAGGCCGTGCGTCCCCTGGCAAGTACCCCAACTCGTCTCCTTCCTACCTAGTGACAACTACAACGGATTCGTCAGCTATGGCAGCCGAAAGTGTTGCCAAATCGCTTGGAATAGTTACGGATGCTTGCATTCAATTAGATCATAGCAAATCAGCTCAAATACTAGTCGTTGGAGAATGGATGGAACCTGTTTTCCTTGAAGGTGATTCTATGCAGCCTCTTCCTGTCTGCCCAGACATCGCACTTCATGGATGGTGGCAACACTGCGCTTCTGCCGATTTCGACAATGACGGAGACGATGATATCCTCCTTGGAAATGTTGGGCTCAACAACAAGTTTCATCCATCGGCAGACCATCCTTTACATTGTTTCGCTGGAGATTTAGACGGTAACGGCACGCATGACATCGTCCTTTCAAAAGATAAAGGCGGAGTGCTGATTCCAGTTCGCGGTAAAGAGTGCACAACAGCGCAGTTACCGTTTGTCGCCGACTCCTTTCCTACTTATCACTCCTTCGCTTCTTCTGAATTGGACGACATCTATGGGGCAGAACAGTTGAATAATGCTGACCATTTCGTGGCGCATACCTTCGCTTCTATGGTGCTTAGAAATGATAACGGTCATTTCGTGCCTATCACTCTCCCTCGAATGGCACAGGTGAGCGCTATTCGCTCCAGTGTCATCCGCGACTTTAACGGAGACGGAAACCTGGATCTGCTAGTAGCAGGCAACAACAGTCAAACTGAAGTAGAAACAGTTCCTTATGACGCAGGAAAAGGCTTGATTCTCTGGGGCAATGGAGATTGTACTTTCGATGCAGATTACCTCATCGAAAACACGGGTGTTTTCATCCCAGGAGATGTTGTTGACATGCAAGAGATTTACATCGGCAGAGATTCGATCCTAGGTGTACTGGTAGCTAAGAATAACAGTCGCCTCAATCTTCTTCTTCGCCCAAGTCAAGAGTAA
- a CDS encoding CotH kinase family protein — MKFLMTTLLVLVAGLTSNAQNLPFQWTVDEDVHMITIGDVEGEDFYDPNVIRVIEINFEQADWWDQLEDNYEDAIPIEATVTIDGETYEQCGVRFKGQTSYFTIDDDKKSFNITLDEWIQGQDHDGYEAFNLQNGAYDPSFLREFIYETKIRRHIPAALVSFTHLYLNGEDWGLYPNVEQLNKEFLEEWFIDENGTRWRADSEDSGGGPGGGGGGGGGGGGGGGGGPQWGDGTAALNWLGADESEYQEHYTLKTTNVDDPWADLINTCDVLENTPLDELEEALNEVMDVDRTLWFLASEILFSDDDGYVYKGKMDYFLYFDTLTQRMIPLEYDGNTVMEVNNVNWSPFYHADDENYPLLYRMMQVPSLRQRYLAHMRTLLEEVMYPQTFNEDLQYWADFIDAEVQADPKKLYTYNQFNNEVEAMQEWAEDRYNYLASNSEVSQVAPQIVSVTMSNDQGEWQNPLAGQDVTIEAEVTGVNGVQSVLLHWSNEITGHMNSMEMTANGDLYTAVLTGDLEPGEFARFYIEAIGANEEASRSYSPAGAAHDVYYYTVEAAWAEASNVVINELMARNGSTAYDENGQDEDWIELYNNGSATIDLSGYYLTDNGWNLDKWPIPEGTTLAPDDYLIVWADEDQDDGPLHANFKLSGDGETLWLITPEGLIADMTQFEEQEQDMGWARIPNGVGEFEIHAPTFGSNNDFVGIEESNVLSLDLFPNPASNVIVLANLTQRAQVSIYTTTGQLVHNEQADPNTMVDISSLANGVYVVVAEGKHTRLVVRR, encoded by the coding sequence ATGAAATTTCTGATGACCACCTTGCTAGTGTTAGTAGCAGGACTCACATCAAACGCGCAAAACCTTCCCTTTCAATGGACAGTAGATGAAGACGTTCACATGATCACGATTGGAGATGTGGAAGGAGAAGACTTTTACGACCCCAATGTTATTCGTGTCATTGAAATCAACTTCGAACAAGCTGATTGGTGGGACCAATTGGAAGACAACTACGAAGATGCCATTCCAATCGAGGCGACCGTGACTATTGATGGAGAGACCTACGAGCAATGTGGGGTGCGATTCAAAGGACAAACTTCTTACTTCACCATTGATGATGACAAGAAGTCGTTCAATATCACTTTAGACGAATGGATTCAAGGTCAAGATCATGACGGTTATGAGGCCTTCAACCTTCAGAACGGAGCATATGATCCTTCCTTTTTGCGCGAATTTATCTACGAGACTAAAATTCGCAGACATATACCTGCTGCCCTTGTTTCATTTACTCATCTCTACCTGAATGGAGAAGACTGGGGACTCTACCCAAATGTGGAGCAATTGAACAAGGAGTTCCTCGAGGAGTGGTTCATTGATGAAAATGGAACGCGTTGGCGCGCTGACAGCGAAGACAGTGGCGGTGGCCCTGGCGGCGGTGGCGGTGGCGGCGGTGGCGGCGGCGGCGGCGGTGGTGGTGGCCCTCAATGGGGTGACGGAACCGCTGCGCTAAACTGGCTTGGCGCTGATGAATCAGAGTATCAAGAGCACTACACGCTGAAAACAACCAATGTCGATGATCCATGGGCTGATTTGATCAATACCTGTGATGTCTTGGAAAATACTCCGCTAGATGAATTGGAGGAGGCATTGAATGAGGTGATGGATGTCGACCGCACCTTGTGGTTCTTGGCTTCTGAGATTCTCTTCAGCGACGACGACGGTTACGTGTACAAAGGGAAAATGGATTACTTCCTGTATTTCGATACGTTGACTCAGCGTATGATTCCATTGGAATATGACGGGAATACGGTAATGGAAGTCAACAATGTTAATTGGAGTCCATTCTATCATGCAGATGATGAGAACTATCCATTGCTATACCGTATGATGCAGGTTCCTTCACTTCGTCAGCGATACCTCGCGCACATGCGAACTCTATTAGAGGAAGTCATGTACCCACAGACATTTAATGAAGATCTGCAGTACTGGGCTGATTTTATCGATGCAGAGGTGCAGGCAGATCCAAAGAAACTCTACACCTACAATCAATTCAATAACGAAGTTGAAGCGATGCAAGAGTGGGCAGAGGATCGATACAACTACCTCGCATCCAATAGTGAGGTTTCCCAAGTGGCCCCTCAAATCGTCTCGGTCACGATGTCCAATGACCAAGGAGAATGGCAGAATCCATTGGCTGGTCAAGACGTTACGATTGAAGCGGAAGTAACAGGGGTGAACGGTGTTCAAAGTGTTCTTCTCCACTGGTCAAACGAAATCACGGGTCACATGAACTCGATGGAGATGACGGCCAATGGCGATCTCTACACAGCGGTATTGACTGGAGACCTTGAACCAGGTGAGTTTGCTCGTTTCTATATCGAAGCCATCGGAGCAAATGAAGAAGCTTCTCGTTCATATTCACCAGCAGGAGCTGCACATGACGTTTACTACTACACCGTAGAAGCTGCATGGGCTGAAGCGAGTAATGTGGTCATCAACGAGCTGATGGCCCGCAACGGATCTACAGCTTACGACGAGAATGGTCAGGACGAAGACTGGATTGAATTGTACAATAATGGAAGCGCTACGATCGATCTCTCAGGTTACTACCTGACAGATAATGGATGGAATCTAGATAAGTGGCCAATCCCAGAAGGAACGACACTCGCGCCAGATGATTACTTAATCGTATGGGCAGATGAAGACCAAGATGACGGACCACTCCACGCGAATTTCAAGCTGTCTGGAGATGGAGAGACGCTATGGCTCATCACACCGGAAGGGTTGATCGCAGATATGACTCAATTCGAAGAACAAGAGCAAGACATGGGATGGGCGCGTATTCCTAATGGAGTGGGAGAGTTTGAGATCCATGCGCCAACTTTCGGTTCAAACAATGATTTCGTTGGGATTGAAGAAAGCAATGTGTTGTCGCTAGATCTCTTCCCAAATCCAGCGTCGAACGTAATCGTCTTGGCGAACCTCACACAACGCGCTCAAGTGTCAATTTACACTACAACCGGACAGCTTGTACACAACGAACAAGCAGACCCCAACACGATGGTAGACATCTCGAGTCTAGCGAATGGTGTGTACGTTGTGGTGGCTGAAGGGAAGCATACGAGGCTTGTTGTTAGGCGTTAG
- the mtaB gene encoding tRNA (N(6)-L-threonylcarbamoyladenosine(37)-C(2))-methylthiotransferase MtaB, with the protein MISNGKVAFHTLGCKLNFAETSAIARSFNEAGYARVEVQEAPDVVVINTCSVTDNADKKCRNIVRRALSTNPEAFIAVIGCYAQLKPEEIANIEGVDLVLGANEKFNLLEHVGHLDKVDGTGVVKATAIKETKDFIPSYSSGDRTRTFLKVQDGCNYFCAFCTIPLARGRSRSANIETTVIQAKEAIAAGAKEIVLTGVNIGDFGTAHNEDLLGLIKKLDQLEGVERYRISSIEPNLLTNEIIDFVAQSNHFVPHFHIPLQSGNDEILRAMRRRYLTDLYKDRIHRIKEKMPDACIGVDVITGFPGETDEHFNITYEFIQQLPVSYLHAFTYSERANTTALRIDEVIPMNIRQERTKMLRILSAKKKRAFYQNHLGDERPVLFEASEHDGLMFGFTDNYVKVELPFAKELINKVRDVKLGEMTPDGNVSASLLTTTAT; encoded by the coding sequence ATGATTTCAAACGGGAAAGTAGCCTTTCACACCCTAGGGTGTAAACTGAACTTCGCGGAGACTTCGGCCATTGCTCGAAGCTTCAATGAAGCTGGCTACGCGCGTGTTGAGGTGCAAGAAGCTCCCGACGTTGTAGTGATCAATACTTGCTCTGTTACTGATAATGCAGATAAGAAGTGCCGAAACATCGTTCGCAGAGCCCTCTCCACTAACCCGGAGGCGTTCATCGCAGTCATTGGGTGCTACGCTCAATTGAAGCCTGAAGAGATCGCCAATATTGAAGGAGTCGATCTCGTTCTTGGGGCCAATGAAAAGTTTAATCTCTTAGAACACGTAGGTCATCTTGACAAGGTTGATGGAACAGGGGTTGTCAAGGCCACTGCCATCAAAGAAACCAAAGACTTCATTCCTTCTTATTCGAGTGGTGATCGTACAAGAACCTTCTTGAAGGTGCAAGATGGTTGTAACTATTTCTGTGCTTTCTGTACTATCCCGCTAGCGCGGGGAAGATCGAGATCGGCGAACATCGAAACGACGGTCATACAAGCTAAAGAAGCTATCGCAGCAGGAGCAAAAGAGATTGTGTTAACTGGAGTCAATATCGGTGATTTTGGAACGGCTCATAACGAAGACCTACTCGGACTCATCAAAAAGCTAGATCAACTCGAAGGTGTTGAACGTTATCGAATCTCATCCATCGAGCCTAATCTCTTAACCAATGAGATCATAGACTTCGTTGCACAGAGCAATCACTTCGTACCTCACTTTCATATTCCGCTTCAAAGTGGAAACGATGAAATTCTGCGCGCCATGCGCCGGAGATACTTGACTGATCTATACAAGGATCGCATCCACCGTATCAAAGAAAAAATGCCGGATGCATGCATCGGAGTAGATGTCATCACCGGGTTCCCTGGTGAAACGGATGAGCACTTTAACATCACTTATGAATTCATCCAACAGTTGCCAGTAAGCTACCTTCATGCTTTCACTTATTCAGAACGGGCCAATACCACAGCGTTGCGTATCGATGAGGTTATCCCAATGAATATCAGGCAAGAACGCACTAAAATGTTGCGCATTCTAAGTGCAAAGAAGAAGCGCGCATTTTATCAAAACCATCTCGGAGATGAGCGTCCTGTGCTCTTCGAGGCAAGTGAACATGATGGTTTGATGTTTGGGTTCACGGATAACTATGTAAAAGTTGAACTACCTTTCGCCAAGGAACTGATCAACAAGGTCAGAGATGTGAAACTTGGAGAGATGACGCCAGATGGAAATGTTTCTGCTAGCCTTCTTACCACCACAGCAACTTAA
- a CDS encoding prolipoprotein diacylglyceryl transferase has translation MYPNLYFAFYELFGIDLPFLKLVNSFGFFVALAFIAASMTLSRELKRKEEQGLLKGEKRKVIVGKKATPGEIASSTIIGFIFGFKFVWLGVNASEIFRGDTLPQEHIFSFDGSLLWGIIMAAAFGGWRWYESKRNALDKPEEREETFHVWQNTGNITLVAAIGGIVGAKLFHLFENPDEFMQFFKNPSLESFLGGLTIYGGLIMGTVACYIYARKKGIKFIHLADAAAPGLMLAYGIGRVGCQVSGDGDWGIPNTADKPGWLSWLPDWAWSYSYPNNVNGILGPRSAGYTGKTIPIDDPACAAELANPLSSTQMCEGMINGESVSVFKGYGTYLDPGVFPTPLYEVVMALIIFAILWSLRKRIKIPGMIFAIYLIFNGFERFWIEKIRVNSTYQIFGTEITQAEIISTIIFLGGIFMALYLKRKHNGSSTPSTA, from the coding sequence ATGTACCCAAACCTCTATTTCGCCTTTTACGAGCTTTTCGGGATCGACCTCCCCTTCCTTAAGCTGGTGAACTCTTTCGGATTCTTCGTAGCGTTGGCATTTATCGCCGCGAGTATGACGCTATCGCGGGAATTGAAACGCAAAGAAGAACAAGGTTTACTCAAAGGGGAAAAGCGCAAAGTAATTGTCGGCAAAAAGGCCACTCCCGGTGAGATCGCCTCTAGCACAATTATTGGGTTCATTTTCGGTTTCAAGTTCGTTTGGCTTGGAGTCAATGCGAGCGAGATTTTCAGAGGAGACACGCTACCCCAAGAACACATCTTCTCTTTTGACGGAAGCTTGTTGTGGGGAATCATTATGGCTGCAGCCTTCGGAGGTTGGCGTTGGTACGAGTCAAAGAGAAACGCGCTCGACAAACCTGAGGAACGTGAAGAAACATTCCACGTATGGCAGAATACCGGAAACATCACACTCGTTGCTGCTATTGGTGGAATTGTAGGTGCTAAACTCTTCCACCTTTTTGAGAATCCTGATGAATTCATGCAGTTCTTCAAGAACCCGAGTCTGGAGAGCTTTTTAGGTGGACTCACCATTTATGGCGGACTCATCATGGGTACCGTGGCCTGTTACATTTATGCACGCAAGAAAGGAATCAAATTCATCCATTTGGCAGACGCTGCCGCTCCAGGCCTGATGCTGGCTTATGGTATTGGTCGTGTAGGTTGTCAGGTGTCAGGAGACGGTGACTGGGGGATCCCAAATACAGCCGACAAACCAGGTTGGTTAAGTTGGCTTCCTGATTGGGCATGGTCATACAGCTACCCGAATAATGTCAATGGTATTCTTGGTCCTCGTTCGGCAGGATACACAGGAAAGACAATTCCAATCGACGACCCCGCGTGTGCCGCTGAATTAGCGAATCCTTTGAGCTCTACTCAGATGTGTGAAGGGATGATCAATGGTGAATCCGTGAGTGTATTCAAGGGCTATGGTACCTACCTCGACCCAGGGGTATTTCCAACTCCACTCTACGAGGTAGTCATGGCGCTCATCATCTTCGCTATTCTTTGGTCGCTCAGAAAGCGAATCAAGATTCCTGGAATGATCTTCGCGATCTACCTCATCTTCAATGGCTTTGAGCGTTTTTGGATCGAGAAGATTCGTGTGAATAGTACCTACCAGATTTTCGGAACAGAAATCACCCAAGCAGAAATCATTTCCACCATCATTTTCCTTGGTGGAATCTTTATGGCGCTCTACCTCAAACGAAAGCACAATGGCTCTTCCACTCCGTCAACTGCTTGA